One Anthonomus grandis grandis chromosome 15, icAntGran1.3, whole genome shotgun sequence DNA segment encodes these proteins:
- the LOC126745286 gene encoding myb/SANT-like DNA-binding domain-containing protein 3 has product MDPCKKRTINFSKKEVGILMSLVLKYKGTIECRKTDKMNNDLKQKAWERLSNEFNSICGDPFRDAKVLRGKYKNQKKRSKQKFADEKTYLRGTGGGPVKPKIIDDIDKQVKEIIGTQMTGFDSEFDGDSKYGNMQMETPEGSRFNISDSELPNEDIEQMEEDGKDSNEKDSLLSAALPTNWNKITPEKLHTPKSKPWKTILKKACANKENKNVLSNKIISWAANKAELVSKETEYPEKEHLLRVEMMKERHKHQMALETKESDERILIQAKKAELELEILQLKKRSAAIC; this is encoded by the exons atggaTCCTTGTAAGAAAAGAACTATTAATTTCAGTAAAAAGGAGGTTGGCATATTAATGAGCCTTGTACTAAAATATAAGGGCACAATCGAATGTCGAAAGACTGACAAAATGAACAACGATTTAAAGCAGAAAGCTTGGGAGCGTCtatcaaatgaatttaatagcaTTTGTGGAGATCCTTTCAGAGATGCAAAAGTTCTTCGTGGCAagtataaaaatcaaaaaaaaaggtcaaaacaaaaatttgctgATGAAAAAACATACCTACGAGGAACTGGAGGAGGGCCTGTAAAACCTAAGATAATTGACGATATCGACAAACAAGTTAAAGAAATTATAGGTACTCAGATGACAGGCTTTGATTCAGAATTTGATGGAGATAGTA AATATGGCAACATGCAGATGGAAACTCCTGAGGGATCtcgttttaatatttctgattcAG agtTACCTAATGAAGACATAGAGCAAATGGAGGAAGATGGCAAAGATTCTAATGAGAAAGATAGTTTATTGTCAG CTGCTTTACCTACCAACTGGAACAAAATAACCCCAGAAAAGCTTCACACTCCAAAATCGAAGCCATGGAAAACCATTTTGAAGAAGGCTTGTGCTAATAAGg aaaataaaaatgttctgtcaaataaaattatttcctgGGCTGCAAATAAAGCTGAATTAGTCTCCAAGGAGAcagaatatcctgaaaaagaaCATCTTTTGAGAGTAGAAATGATGAAGGAACGCCACAAACATCAAATGGCACTAGAAACAAAGGAGAGTGATGAAAGAATTCTTATTCAAGCTAAGAAAGCTGAACTAGAGCTGGAGATCCTTCAACTGAAAAAAAGATCAGCTGCTATCTGCTAA